The genomic stretch GGCCCGGGATAAAGGCCGATTGATTACATGAAATGATCAAGGGTAAAACAATTTTAAGGCGGTTGGCCATAACTTTTGCAAGAATTTTATACACCATATTGCATAAACTTATAGGTATGAAATCAGAAACACCCATAGGGTTTTGCTTTTTTGGTACAAGTGCAATGTGAGTGTAATTAATATCTGGATCAATGTGGCCAGTATTGAAAAAATATCTTACCGCCTATACAACCTCCTCCCCCACCAAACTCCAGTGATCTTGGTAAAATGCAGCTGGAAAACCGTCTGGGCTAGGAGACTTCAAAGGCGCCATTTGAGATAGAGCCTGCCAAATTTCTTTCTCGTCCACCTCACCCTCAAGTTTGCTGTTCATGGCTGCCGTGACTCTAGAAGTCACCCCTTGGAGGCATTCTTCAACCCCCCGAGGGCCCGAGGAGGTTAAAATGCCCGTGAAGTGCACAACAAAAGCCTCTTCGATACCTGTTTGAGTATCCCTGCGCATTCCTTCTCCATCCAAAATAGAAGAAATCTGATTCTTTTGTTTTCGTTAGGAGGCGCATGCATGAAAGTATTTGGAATTCCTGTCACCATGTGCCAACCAACATTCCTTAGCCCTCTGTCTCCATTTCAGGTCTATCTGTTCCAACTTTTCCTGGGTATCTTCTTGAATTTGTTTGATCCGTGCCAGATCCCACTCACCTTCCCCTGCATGAAGATTTTCCAACATAGCCATGTTTTTGTGGACTTCATTTTATGTTGGATCCTTGTTCACTCTTTTCCATCTGCGCAGTGAGGTGCAGCTCTGCTTTAGTTTGGTAGCAATCGGGACTCAGCCCCCACACCTGCTCTCCGTTACTCGCCAAACCTGGTGTATGACTTTTGCCACGTCATCTTTCTTCCAGGCTATTTTGTACCTGAATCATCTATGGGCCTTTCTCCTTTGATTCCGTCTATGAAACCAAAAGAATAAAGGGGCATGGTCTGAGGAGCACGACGTCAGTACCTCAGCTTGTCGACTTGGGAACAGACTTTGCCATTGAGTATTTGCCAATACCCGATCAAGtctttcttttatgaagaaatCTCCTTCCTGTTTATTACTCCACGCAATAAACAAGAAGGAGATTATTGAAAAAATCTATCATGtatcttttaatgaaaatacatatactaaaggttatacaccaatatattattgaacatgtatttttttttttttttaagtataccaaacatgtacttaatgaaaagtataaaagaaaaaaaaaatagcaagaaggacacgtggaatatttaactTAACAATCTCtaaaatttctctctcttttttcttctagacaacttgtagtatgtttttaaattctaaatattgtctttatatagttttggaaaataataaattttgagaaaataatatcgtatattaaatttttgaacttacaaaaatcacatataaggaaaattattgaaatataattaaatgctcttaattaagctaatttaatgaccggttcactcttaaaaatggttaaaaaattatgccttaaaaaaccggtttaccctttaaaaaaaaaaaaaaatgagttcacgtcacatgtcgcaattctagacTACCTCTAAAGAGTGattcggcttatatatatatatatgatttgttgGACTAGGTAGCCACGCACCCCGTTACTCTCAAGCTCTTTTATTAACATTCTTTAGTATTATCAATGTACAAAATATGCAATATCATATTCCATTCTTAAAGGAGTTTATCTCTTACCATAAAGACACATTAACCATATAAGaatcattatttaaaaaattgcttATATTCACTTCTTTCATACCTCTTGTCTTAGTATTGTCCTCAATAAGTAAATATACTTACTGAACATATTTATCAAATAGTATCGATCTTATTAAGTAATTATACTTACCTCAAACTCATTATAAAACACTTGCCATAATTTAAAGGAGCATAGCATGCCTTAATAAGTAGTTATACTTAAAGTTTTCAAAGATAGTAGAAAATGAGATTTCCACACAAGAGTTAACTGCAATTTAATTGAATACACGTGGTggttgttaaagtaatgattaagtgattaaatttatctcttcctatgagcaaagcttttgaaaaaactagtgatttaacatggcaTTAGAGCCAAAGGTTCTGGGATCGAACATTGCCTCCATCAATTCacccaaatttaaattaaatactttaCGTACTGGGCTTCatctattaaaatggagtttgagcccacacgtaagggagggtgttaaagtaatgattaagtgattaaatttatcgaTTCTTATGAGCTTAAGTTGttgagataactggtaatttaacatggtatcaaagccacaggttatgagatcgaaccttgattctatcaaatcaccccccatttaaattaaacatttCACGTGTTGGACCTTACTTTTAACAcatgagggggagtgttaaagtaatgattaagtgattaaatttatttattcctataagcttaagtttttgggaaaactggtgatttaacaatggTGTATTAGCTGAATAAGTCTAGAAGTCACTATTGTGTCCCTCTTGTGTTACTCTaagaatgagatttttttttttttttttttgcgaatAAGacttcatcttcatttcatcAAAATAAATCTAAAGTATAAAACAGAAAGAACAATTTGCTCTAAAGTTACAATATCAAAAATAGTACTAGGGATCTCCTCCATCCATATTTTATCAATTTGTTTACGTGTCGCCAATTTTGCCAACCCGTGTGCAGCCCCATTTGCTTCTCTCTTTACATGAATCACTTCCCTCCATCTGAAGCATCCCAAGAAAATTTTTATGTCCTCTATGATATGTCCATATCAGCACAACGTAGAGTCATGTTTATTAATGGCTTTTACGACCACCTCAGCATCACCTTCAAAAATCACCTCTTGTATCCCTATATCCTTGCAGAATTCTATCACTCTTAGTGCTCCCATGGCTTCTGCAGTTGCAACCTCGGTGTAGATCTCTATTGTTTGACTTAGAGCTGCACATACGAGACCCTTGAAATCTCTTATGATAATCCCGATCCCTATTCGCTGTTTTTCTTTGCACTGAGCTATATCCCAATTTTCTTTAAACAAATTTTGTGGAGGAGGTGTCCAGTGTACTTGTGCCATTTCACCCGTAGGCCTGCTCTCATTTTCCCTAGTTAAAGCAACATTCCAGTATTGCTGCACCGAAAGAGCTGCTTCTTTAGCAACATAATTAGGATGATGGAAAGGGCCTCcgtgaagaaaaaatatatgtcTGTTCCATATATTTCTAGTAGTGGTAGCAAATAAATCCATATCCTCTCTGCTGCAGTGTTGAAACAAGTAATCTATAATGTCAATGAAGTTCATAGCCTCACACAAACTCTTCTGGAAATTCCGTCCACTAACACTCCAAGCATCATGTGCCAACAAACATGACCATAAGATGTGTGCTACTGTCTCCCTCTCACTACAACAGAGCATACACGTTTCCTCTTTCACTACTCCACGTTTTGCAATGTTACTCTTGGTGGGAAGAATATCACTTCCTGCCCTCCTAAGAAAACCTTTGTTGCATTGGTAACTTGTAGCTTCCAAATATTCTTCCATATGCCTGTAAGTTTCGAAGTTTTAGATCCCTCACCTTGCATGGATCCAATCCTCTCCTTCTAAAGATAATACGCACTCCGCACCGTGAACTCCCTAAAGTTTGTTGCTTGCCAAAACAGTTTGTCTGGGCTGCTGTATCTACTCCATGGAAGGCTACGAATGATCTCCACTTCATCTTCCCAAAAGCCCTTCGAACGAGGGGGGTGTTCCATCCACCCGATTGTGTATCCATAAGAGCAATACGGTTTCATCCGCCGCCAAAATTTTGCAAGGCATTTGAATCCGAAAGGACGTACTCTTAGAAATCCAATTATCCTTCCAAATTTGCACCAATTTGCCATCCCCTATCCTCCAACACAATCCAGCTTGGAGCAGGTTTTTTGCCGATAAAATACTTAGCCAAGCTAAAGAGGGTCTACTTCCTATTTTTGCATCAAGGAAATCTCCATTTAGATAGTATTTTGCCTTTATGATCTTTGCTGTTAAGCTCTCCGGGTTTTACACTAGTCGCTAGCCTTGTTTTGCTAACAAAGCCTTGTTAAAACAACAAAGATCCCTAAACCCCATACCACCTTGAGATTTAGGTCGGCCCatcttctcccaactcatcaAATGGATTTTCTTCTCAGAATaaaatggtttttaaaatcactatttgatcgaaatttaataataataaatcataaggtcaatggtgattttaaaagccacattagtCATTGAGTGACATAAAAGGGACACGCtagtgacttctagcattactcgtattagcctaatatcatcaaaaagcttaaaatctagacttttatcattttttgccttttaaaaatatatctaAAACGAACAAATGGTCtttttgggattgcgtttgagaggcctaaaagtgcttttaacactcaaaaagtttgtttgaagaaaaaagtactcgtttggtaaaaaaaaattaaaagcgctttcaagggtccaaaaagcttacaaaatggtcaaaacacacttttagcaaaagcttaaaaatgaagtttttgccaaaaagctttttttgacttaaaagttatatttttcaaacgcaattccaacgAGACTCTAAACCCTAGCTTTCTCTAGAGAGCACCGCACAGGTCCTCAGCttgggggaggagggatgggcCTTGCTTCCTCCCTCCTCCCTCTCCACCCCCCAGCTTCATCCTTTGTGCAGTTTGTGTACCATTTTTTGctttgagccttttttttttttttttcttgatgccCCAAAGCATTGCTCTCGTCATCACTCCGCCTTGCCATCTCCACCGTGCTGCCGATCTCCATCGCACCTCTCCATCGCCATTTTTTCGCGTCATTCTTTGGCATCCATGCTCCGGAGCGTGGCTCACACGCTCCTGCGCAGCTTCCTCGCTCTTCGACTAGAATCCTCCAGCAGCCTTCCTCCACTCCTTGTTCCGATGGTTGTAgttgttttgttggtttttgtctttttccctatattttcttgtttgttttgttgttttggcaTTTGGGCTTAGGACATGGATAATTTTCTGGCCATTCGGGTCGAAAAGGACTAGTTTTGGCGTGGAGTTATGCTCATGCCAGGAGAATGGGCTACCTATGTTCTGAATAGAGTTTGCACCGAGCAGATTTGATCTATAAGCTGAAGATTGGgcatgggttagcggatgtaGACGTCATACGAATTCAATGTAAGATTTGTATGTTTTAACCTCTATGACGTGTAATcatttagcttcggctatgagtTTTAGAGCTGTATGCTCtatgattgtaagagtttttatgctcttgattatTCATGAATGAAATCAGAATGAATTtctctcaaaatatatatatataacatcataaTATTATACAAATATTACGATGGTACATTTAAAAATAGATAAAGTAGTATTTTCACGCATATTCATAAGCGCATTATTACGGCATTAGTATAATTAATAGCTAAtactaataatataaaaataggaAGAGTAACGGCATTAGTATAATAAATGCCTAtgaattttttagataaaacaTGGAGAGTAACATTattttagtataaaaaaattgcTTACTACTTTatgagtaagtgaagtttttagTGACCTCTAGAGACGTAAATGTTTTCTCTCTAGCGACCTCTAGAGACGAAGAGAAAGTTTTTCCAGACTGGGATCtgtgaaagaaatttgtttggCATTTCTTATGTTTCCCATTGAAATATGGCGGAAGACCTTCCCCAACTATGGGAAAAATTTACTCTCACAGAAGATGAAGATTTGGAATTCGAAATCCCGAGAGAAAAGTTCCAAGAATTGGCCTCACGGGGCCAGGCATGCATCGTTGGTAAGCTGCTAACGGACAGATTGGTTAGTAAAGAGATTGTTAAGGATTCTCTGTCACGTTGGTGGAAACCTATGGGTGGTCTATCTTTCAAAGTTATAGGAGATAATCTCTTCCTAATTGATTTTACCAATAAAGAGGGCAAGGAACGTGTCTTGGCAAGTACCCCTTGGGTGTTCGAAAGGAGTTTGTTCTTAATTAAAGATTTTGATGGCACTTTTGCTCCATCTGAATTCACCTTCGACCACGCTGCATTCTGGGTCCGGATGAGAAATTTACCTCTAGCTTGTATGGGTCGAGAGATAGGTCAAATGATCGGGGCCTCGGTAAGGGTGGTGGAAGCCATTGATACGGATGGAGAGGGGCTAGGGTGGGGCGAATCCCTACGTGTTAAGATTCTTCTCGACCTAACTGAACCACTCTTGAGAGGACAAGAGATAAAACTCCAAGGAGCTGTCAGGTGGATAACATTTCAATATGAGCGTCTCCCAAAAAGATTTTGTTACAACTGTGGGGTCATCATCCACGGTAAGGCAGGCTGCACCCATCGAAGTTCATTCCGCCATCAAGAGCAGGAATATGGCCCATGGTTGAGGGCTGCATCTCCAACCAGACTGCCCGAAAGGAATCAAGGGAGAAATTCGACAAGAGGATCGAGTAACCAGGGGAATGCAGGACGGGGCGAATATGAGACTCACTGGGATAGAGACTACCAGAAAAACAATGAGCAGTATAGAGCAGATTCCGACGGGGATGAGGGCGGCAGTACTGTCACTGACTTTCCCAAGGAGAATGCCAACCATAGATTCCAAAACAATAAGGGCAGAGGTGGAGGCATAAATCACGGTGTTCTTGATGGAAAGAAACGCGAAGGGGAACGGTTACAAAGGAACAGGTACTCACAAGGAAATGAGGGTGAACCTGACTATAATGTTTCACTGGGGGAGGATTTGCGGGCAGTGTATCCAGAATCACGGGCtactaaaaaaggaaaatgggaTGAGGAGGCACGTAATCTCTCTTTGCATGATTCTCCAAGACACGTGGGTAGCAAGACCGTCAATGGATCGGTGGAAAAATTTTCCATAGGCCCAAATGGAATTATGAGCAGCCCCATGAATTCGCAGACCTTTAGAGGCCCGACTTTCTCTGAGGTTGAAAAAACCATGCAGGCGAAATgtgggggaaaaaaagaaggaaaataggGATAACGTGACAGCTATGGTCTCCTAGAAACGTAAAGTTTGTGGTGTTATAGACACAGAGGAATCTAATAGTACTAACCAAGGCCCAAAGCACAAAAGAGATGTTAATGGCGATTTCAAACCAAGTGGGGATACGCAGAGGGGAAAAATAACAACTTGTTTGGTGGATACACAAAATAGATCGGGGATAGCGGTGGCTGTGGAAtagccccgccgaccgcaatgaagATAATTAGTTTGAACTGTCGAGGGATTGGGAACCCTCGAACAGTTCAGGAACTTTGCCGGTTGTTGAAGCAAAAGAGGCCCGCTATGGTCTTTCTTATGGAGACCAAATTACATTGCAACAAAATGGAGGTAATTCGTTGTAaacttaattttgaaaatatgtttgTAGTTGACTGTTTGGGAAAGAGTGGCGGTATGGCTCTATTTTTTGGGGATGAGGTATCggttaatataaaaaaatttagccaaCGACATATAGGTGGTTTGGTGACAATACCAGATGAGTCGAGGGAGTGGCAATTCACGGGCATTTACGAACACCTGGAACCCTCAAAAAGATTTGAAGCATGGGAACTAATTAAGTATCTTGCTCGTCATTCTACAACACCGTGGATATGTATAGGAGATTTCAATGAAGTGGTGGCCTCGTCGGAAATATGGGGCGAAAAAAATAAGGCGAGAAGTCAAATGTTAGCTTTTCGACAAGCTTTAGAGTATAGCAATCTTGCTGACTTGGGCTATGTGGGCCCTAAGTTCACTTGGAGTAATTGTCAGGAGGGACATGATTTTTCAAAGGAGCGATTGGATAGGGGtgggggtgtcaaaaattaccaggaaaccggaaccggaaccggaaaaccgggaaaccggggtcccggtttgaaaaatccaaaaaccgggtaccccggtttcgGTACCggtaccggtttttggtacccggtttttaccatgaataccggaaccgggtttccattttatatatatatatatatatattttacacttaggtttaggtttagggtattttaaaaaattaaatttttatttctaaggcccaaataggcaaaaacattgattttttaggatttttggacttttttaggtttatcttttaattatttggaacaatcacaacaaagcccctttaatttatacaaaaaaaaaagtaatatatttttttaaaaatgggccaacttatgaaaaaaaaaaaaaaattggcttattttaggcccaatacctaaaataagcccaaaaaccaatttttttttaaaaaacggttaCCGGatcgggtaaaaccggaaccggccagtaaccgggaccccggttccagtttcggtttctcaaaattgagaaccaggatacccggttccggttccagttTTGGCAAAAAACCAGGAAACCGGactgggttgacacccctaggtGTGGCAAACCCCGAATGGAGAATCTTGTATCCGGAAGCAGAAGTTTAGGTGGACGTGACCACCTGTTCGGATCATTTCCTGCTGACCCTTGTATTAACAGGGGAGAAGACGAGGGGCCGTGTAGAAACAAGGTTCCGTTATGAGGCGAGTTGGTCCCTTGATGCGGGATATGACGAGGTGATAAAAGAAGCTTGGTGTAAACCTACAATCGGGACTTGGGGGAGTATTGGAGAAAACTTAAGACATTGTCAAGAGGGATTCTTACACTGGCAGCAAGGCCTGCATGGGAATCTGCATGGCAACATTAAAAAACTCCAACAAAGGCTAAGTAGGTTACACGATGAAGAAGGCGGTGAAACGGGTCATCAGCTTAATTCTACAAAAGCTGAACTGCAACTTCTAATGGACAAGCAAGATCTTATACGGAAGCAACGTGCAAAGACGGATTAGTTAAAATATGGGGATCACAACACGAAGTACTACCATGCTTGTGCGAATTCTCGACGTCAATCCAATCAGATTGTGCAAATAAAAGATGGTGACGGAAGGGGCTGCGAGTCTGAGGAAGAGGTAAAAAATGCTTTCATAAGTTATTTTGTTGGTTTGTTCACTTTGGATCATGCAGGGGATCTAGAGGCTTGCCTTCACCCGATTACTAGGAAGGTGTCCAATGCGATGAATGTAGAATTGCTCAAGCCGTTTATCGAAGAAGAGGTATATCAGCTTTACGTCAAATGGCCCATTTGAAGGCATCGGGCCCTGATGGTTTCACTGTTggatttttccaaaaaaattgggatACAATGGGAGAAGACATCAGCCAAGAAATTTTGGGTATCCTTAATTCGGGTATTATGCCTTCTTCCTTAAATTCAACTAATATTGCTCTAATTCCGAAGGTGAAATGTCCTACCAATGTTAGTGAATATAGACCCATTAGCTTATGTAATGTACTATATAAATTGGTCTCAAAAGTGTTGGCTAATAGGCTCAAAAAAATCCTCCACCTGTtaattttcccaattcagagCGCTTTTATCCATGGGAGGCTTATCACTGATAACGTGTTGGCAGCGTATGAAACTTTGTATACAATGCACTCACGTATGAAGGGGAAAAAAGGCTTTATGGCGGTGAAATTAGATATGAGCAAAGCGTATGATTGAGTGGAGTGGAGTTTTCTTGAATCTATTATGAGTTGTATGGGGTTCGCTACAAAATGGATTCATCTTATAAGGATGTGTGTGACCACGGTCTCATATGCTGTCATTATTAATGGAAGCCCATATGGCCATATTATTTCAGAAAGGGGTTTAAGACAGGGTGATCCACTTTCCCCATATCTGTTTCTCATATGTGCGGAAGCTCTTAGTGCCTTATTGTTTAAAGCAAATGAAGATGGGGTTTTGACGGGGGTCCCTACATCGATAAGGGGTCCTCGGCTGAGTCACATTCTCTTTGCAGATGACAGTTTGCTCTTTTGCAGGGCCACTATAGATCAATGGCATTGTCTGACGAATGTGCTCAAAATCTATAAGGATGCTTCAGGCCAACAACTCAATAATGCTAAGACGTccatttatttcaataaaaatactCCTCTGGTGGATAGAGAAGCGATTCTTACACCTTCTGGCATGCCAACTTTTCAACTTTTTGTTGCTTATTTGGGCCTCCCTGCTATGGTCAGGAAATCTCGTACGGCAGCTTTTAGGGGTATTATTGACAGAGTTTGGAAGCAACTATAAGACTGGAAGTTGAAATTTCTTTTCCCAGTGGGTAAAGAAATACTACTCAAGGTGGTCATCCAAGCGATCCCCTCTTACTGTATGAGTGTCTTCTTGCTTCCTAAAGGTCTTTGTATGAGTGTCTTCTTACTCAAGGTGGTCGTCCAAGCGATCCCCTCTTACTATATGAGTGTCTTCTTGCTTCCTAAAAGTCTTTGTAGGGAAATAAATTCACTTATGaagaaattttggtggggtgaCCAAGCTAATGGGTCTCGGGTGCATTGGATGAATTGGGAGAATATGGGTCGGTCCAAATATTCAGGGGGGATGGgttttcatgattttcaaaGTTTTAACAAAGCTCTTTTGGCTAAGCAATGTTGGAGGCCAAACCCAATAGTCTTATTGGGCAAATTATGAAGGCCAAGTATTTTCCGAATACCAATATCCTTGATGCAACATTGGGTAAGCATACTTCTTTTGCTTGGAGGAGCATCCTTAGCTCACGTGAATTACTCAGAGAGGGTTTGGTATGACGGGTTGGCAACGGGCAAAAAGTTCGGATTTGGAAAGATAGATGGGTCCCCTCCCCTCACTTGGGCCGAATCTTATCCCCTCCCATTGTGTTGGATGCAGATGCCACAGTAAGCACTTTAATTGATGATGATACGAGATGGTGGAAATCCCATCTTCTTGAAACTTTGTTCCATATTGAGGACATTCAGATGATCAAGACTATGCCCCTGAGTTGTACCAACCAAGAAGATATACAAATATGGAGTGGTACGAAGAATGGAATCTTCTTTGTGAGAAGCGCTTACCATTTACAACAAGAATTGTTGCTCTCTCAAGCAACTGGGAGCTCTCATAGGAATGATAGGTCAGCAGTTTGGAAGGAACTGTGGGCATTGCAAGTGCCAAATgcgaaaaaaaaatttatgtggaGGGCTTGCCACGACATCCTCCCTACACGTGCCAACCTTTACAAACGGAACATTGTTAATGATCCCAAGTGTCCAATTTGTGGGCGAGAGGTGGAGACGGGGTTTCACATTCTATGGCAATGTCCATCTGCCATGGACGTTTGGAGCATGGGCAATAAAAAACTCCAGAAGAGGAATTTCATAGGCCCTTATTTCGTTCAGGTGGTTGAGGGTGTTTTAGCTCAGTGTTCTCCTGATGAGGTGCAAATGTTTGTTGGGCTGGCCAGGAGGATTTGGTTGAGGAGAAACGAAATAGTGCATGGGGGTTTTCTAACCCATCTGTCCGTATTGCTGCAACTGACCACAAATGCTATTGCTAAGTTCAATAAGGCTACTGTAACGAACGGAACACCCACCGTCGTTTTAGCTGAGCAGCCAGCTCGCTGGATGGCACCATAGGTAGGATGGCTAAAAATCAATTGGGAAGTCGGCATTAATCGCACACAGGGCTGCACCGGTTTTGGGCTAGTCCTCCGTGACTGTATGGGGCGGCTGGTTGCCGCACAGTGTGTATCCCGACAGGGTTTGCTTACTTCTTTGGGGGTGGAACTTACAGGGGCTCTTCTGGCAGTCCAAGTATGCAGATCTATGGGGTTGGAGAGGGTCCATTTTGAAGGGGATGCAAAGGTAGCTGTGGATGCTATAAATTCCTTGGATCGTGATATAAGCAACCTGGTTCATGTTGTGGACGGCATACGTACTGAAGTGCAGGGGATTTCTTTCTGGAAATTTACTTTTATACGTAGAGATGGGAATCAAGCAGCTCATCTCCTTTCCTAGTTTGCAGCTTCACATGCTATAGATAGGACCTGGAGTGAAGAAACGCCTGATTGTCTTAAGGAAATTATTTGTTTGGAGCAAATTGCTCTGGCAGTATGAGTCTTGTTAATTATCACTGAAAACCTGTCTCGGCTCTGATAAACCTGTCTTGGCTCTGATTTTGCAGAAACTAATGGGGAcaatggggggggggggggtgtagCCTTTGTGGTGGCGCTACCTGTTGTCCGTTGAGGCCATTAGGGAGAAATTGGAGTTCGTTGGACGATTGGTTATGTTAGTTTTGTACTCTTCTTCATGCTGATTGATTAATATAAGAGTattgttttatcaaaaaaaaaacagtattttAGTATAATTAATGCctattaacttttaaaataaaacggCTAGAGTAACAACATTATTATCAAATATTCAATTGAATTTGGGC from Corylus avellana chromosome ca1, CavTom2PMs-1.0 encodes the following:
- the LOC132182133 gene encoding uncharacterized protein LOC132182133, producing MLEAKPNSLIGQIMKAKYFPNTNILDATLDATVSTLIDDDTRWWKSHLLETLFHIEDIQMIKTMPLSCTNQEDIQIWSGTKNGIFFVRSAYHLQQELLLSQATGSSHRNDRSAVWKELWALQVPNAKKKFMWRACHDILPTRANLYKRNIVNDPKCPICGREVETGFHILWQCPSAMDVWSMGNKKLQKRNFIGPYFVQVVEGVLAQCSPDEVQMFVGLARRIWLRRNEIVHGGFLTHLSVLLQLTTNAIAKFNKATVTNGTPTVVLAEQPARWMAP
- the LOC132182033 gene encoding uncharacterized protein LOC132182033 is translated as MAEDLPQLWEKFTLTEDEDLEFEIPREKFQELASRGQACIVGKLLTDRLVSKEIVKDSLSRWWKPMGGLSFKVIGDNLFLIDFTNKEGKERVLASTPWVFERSLFLIKDFDGTFAPSEFTFDHAAFWVRMRNLPLACMGREIGQMIGASVRVVEAIDTDGEGLGWGESLRVKILLDLTEPLLRGQEIKLQGAVRWITFQYERLPKRFCYNCGVIIHGKAGCTHRSSFRHQEQEYGPWLRAASPTRLPERNQGRNSTRGSSNQGNAGRGEYETHWDRDYQKNNEQYRADSDGDEGGSTVTDFPKENANHRFQNNKGRGGGINHGVLDGKKREGERLQRNRYSQGNEGEPDYNVSLGEDLRAVYPESRATKKGKWDEEARNLSLHDSPRHVGSKTVNGSVEKFSIGPNGIMSSPMNSQTFRGPTFSEVEKTMQAKWEKTRGRVETRFRYEASWSLDAGYDEVIKEAWCKPTIGTWGSIGENLRHCQEGFLHWQQGLHGNLHGNIKKLQQRLSRLHDEEGGETGHQLNSTKAELQLLMDKQDLIRKQRAKTD
- the LOC132181948 gene encoding uncharacterized protein LOC132181948, with the translated sequence MEEYLEATSYQCNKGFLRRAGSDILPTKSNIAKRGVVKEETCMLCCSERETVAHILWSCLLAHDAWSVSGRNFQKSLCEAMNFIDIIDYLFQHCSREDMDLFATTTRNIWNRHIFFLHGGPFHHPNYVAKEAALSVQQYWNVALTRENESRPTGEMAQVHWTPPPQNLFKENWDIAQCKEKQRIGIGIIIRDFKGLVCAALSQTIEIYTEVATAEAMGALRVIEFCKDIGIQEVIFEGDAEVVVKAINKHDSTLC